Proteins encoded in a region of the Plodia interpunctella isolate USDA-ARS_2022_Savannah chromosome 27, ilPloInte3.2, whole genome shotgun sequence genome:
- the LOC128681615 gene encoding homeobox protein GBX-2-like has protein sequence MESEISETQTQKKTPKPFSIESLIGSDRKSPEIDIENNISEHSRNSEDDDNERLEEINRMRYYFNAPFLQQNGVSFPFLLGYPEPWLSMVFSQGPQVTENKEEEKRDSPVSVGSEVESDTGEDNTQGNDSDQEEDSADAPRESKARRRRTAFTSEQLLELEREFHAKKYLSLTERSQIAAALKLSEVQVKIWFQNRRAKWKRVKAGLASGSHSGGKNGSGTKIVVPIPVHVNRFAVRTQHHQMEKQNGMQYRLDRTQTIPSSLLQSQTSAFLSASKLPENRPESIILNPLSRNTIYDASMSARLATMTQAASLRHFTNQNGRPS, from the exons ATGGAATCCGAAATAAGCGAAACGCAAACTCAAAAGAAAACACCTAAGCCGTTTTCGATAGAATCTTTAATCGGAAGTGATAGAAAATCGCCAGAAATCgatatagaaaataacataTCAGAACATTCGAGAAATTCTGAGGATGATGACAATGAAAGATTGGAGGAAATTAACAGGAtgcgatattattttaacgcGCCATTTTTGCAACAAAATGGCGttagttttccttttttattggGTTACCCTGAGCCGTGGTTGTCAATGGTATTCAGCCAAGGGCCGCAGGTGACGGAAAATAAGGAAGAAGAGAAAAGAGATAGTCCTGTCAGTGTTGGGAGTGAAGTAGAAAGTGATACAGGAGAGGATAACACTCaag GCAACGACTCGGACCAAGAAGAAGACAGTGCAGACGCGCCCCGCGAGAGCAAGGCTCGCCGCAGACGAACAGCATTCACGTCTGAACAGCTGCTGGAACTGGAGAGGGAGTTCCACGCCAAGAAGTACCTCAGTCTGACGGAGCGATCGCAGATAGCCGCCGCCTTGAAGCTCAGCGAAGTGCAG gtgaaaatatGGTTCCAAAACCGACGAGCGAAATGGAAGCGGGTGAAAGCTGGCCTCGCATCCGGCAGCCATTCCGGCGGGAAAAACGGATCCGGCACCAAAATCGTGGTCCCCATACCGGTTCACGTCAACCGCTTCGCCGTCAGAACACAACACCACCAAATGGAAAAACAAAACGGAATGCAATACAGATTAGATAGAACACAAACAATACCCAGTAGTTTATTACAATCGCAGACATCCGCATTTTTGAGCGCATCAAAATTACCGGAAAATCGGCCCGAATCGATAATTTTGAATCCACTTAGTCGAAACACTATTTACGATGCTAGCATGTCCGCTAGGTTGGCAACAATGACCCAAGCTGCCAGTTTAAGACattttacaaatcaaaatgGCAGACCAAGTTAA